The following is a genomic window from Mycteria americana isolate JAX WOST 10 ecotype Jacksonville Zoo and Gardens chromosome 14, USCA_MyAme_1.0, whole genome shotgun sequence.
CTTTTACTTCCATCCCTGCAATAATCCCCAGTTGACACCCAGCAAGCCTGGCCTCCCTGCACAAGGATCGTCCTCCATCCTCCCAGAACACCTGCCGTGGGTTAACAGGTAATATACGTACAGCTCTGGGGCTCCGAAGATCTGCGTTTTAATCCTGGTGCTATCAGATGTCTGACAGATGGCACCTCACTTCCGGAGCGCCATCGCCTTCCCAGGTGTGAAACATGGATAGATATACGTATGTCCCCGTAAAGCTGGCAGAGATCTGCCGCAGGGGAAGCGCAACACAAAAACAAGGCATTGCTGAAGCCCATCACCGGTTGTAGCAccaaaggtttttattttaactaccTTTTGATCGGGAcgagagctgtgctggctgtgggTGCCCAGGCGTTGGCAGgagggcctctgtgaggagaagcAGGGCCACCtcatgccggacacagccggttctgGCCTGTTCCGGCCGGCTCCAGCCGCctgccacagggcacagctgagcccctcagcaaTGCTGGGGGCATGGCTGGGAAAACGTGTGTAGGAATGGGCAAAATGggggaggtaaaaaaaaaaaaaaaaattgagagagacAGCCCTGCGagcactggggctgggggaggactgGGAGCTCCGGGCGCCAGAGAGGGTGTTGCCCTGAAGCTGAGCCTAGGAAAAGGGGATGGTAGgggtttctcaccatccaactccgTTTTAAtaagcaataaattaattttccccttttgcccatgacagtaattggtaagtgatctcccttcCTTCACCCACAAGctcttccatcttattttctgtcctgttgaggagggggagcagggagcagctgggtgggcacctggcagccggCCATGGTCAACCCGCCACAGGACTGCAAAAATCAGCTAACGCTCTGCTCCCAAACTGAGGGTCCCGAATCCTCAGCAGAACAGgcatgtatttgcttttcttcacagtCCCAGTCCACTAGAAAGAAACCACAGAACAGGATTTATTAACAGACTAAACCTTGGGTATGTATGATGCAGAATAATATGGTTTGTGCAGCCTGGCCGCATTTGTTTTACTCGCTATCGGCTATCTGAGAATACATGTTAAAATAATACCTTTTTCAtcataatacattaaaaaaaaattcccacattGACCTTATTAATTGTTCTTAATTCTTAAAATCCTAATACCTGCAGTTCCTATTGGGGATTTAGTCAAGGAGAACTCCTGTCTGATGTTAAACAATAGCGTATTTCCCAGCAGGAAAAATGCCCAATTAGTTTTCTATGTTTTTTCCATGGCTGATTAGTCCAACACACATATGGGGAAGCTGCCTCCCCTGGGATGCCTCAACTAAATGAATTAACTAAAATCAAAACCTCCCTTAACCTGTTCAAAGTAATATTTGCAGCAGCGGTGTTTTTATCTCTGTGTATCACCAAGAGTGACAGCAACTGAGCAAAACAGGAGATGGGAACAGACAGCAGACAGCTCTCCCTAACAtccaactgaaaaacaaaattgctgCCAAAGCTAGTGTAACAGCTTAGCTCAGTCAGCTAGGTAGGCTTTCAGCAGCCTCCAGCACGAGTGCATGCTTTaggaaaataaactctatccctCGCAAGCCGTCCCAGCTTCCTTTCTGTAGGGAGCAGCAGCGGGACAGCCTCTGCTCTAAGCTCTCCTTGGGAGCTTGAGCCAGGAAGCAGAGAGCCGCAGTAATGGATTATACATGAAGGCAAAAGACACTCCGGgccttttttattcctcttcGGAGTCATGGTGCTCCTTTCTGCAGTGAAGCACAAGTGATGCCAGGGAAGCACGTTGCCTCTTGTCTTCTCCCAGCCTTGGCAGTGTTTTGCCTGTCTGGCACCTTGCAAGCAAGGGTGACGTTATCAAAGCTGCTAATTCTGTGCCCCCAGCAACAGAAGATGCAGCGGCCTCCTAACCCTGGACCTCTGATCACAACGCACTGACAGCTGAGATTGACTAAAGCAGCTTTTCAACACCATGTAGTTCATTAAAAGAATGTcaagacttaaaagaaaaattggtaTTATGAGACATCTACAAGCTCCTGCCAAAAAACCAGGTGTTTTAAGGAGTAGCTAGGCTCTTGTCTGAGGGGCAAAATTTTGGCCAAAGACACTAGAATAGCCCCAGTTAAATCAGATGTCTTTAGGATGCCACTGCCAAGTCCTCGTAAGTAACAGAAAAGAATTTCACGACTTGGTGCAATGTAACCATGTAAGGGCAACTCTGTCCATCTTGTACAGTACAAGTACAGTTCATTCCCTTTCATGGCTCTAGAAGATCTGAACTATTCCTGTCccaggaaaacaaagaacattttacatCACAATACTAGAAAATGCAactcaaaattgatttttaaagggACACATGTCCTCCCTTGTTAGGCTTCTGCAGAAAGTTTCGTAAGACCTCATGTGCTATGCAGTCTCGCTGGTGAAGACCGCGTGGCCTTCAGGAAGCCGTTAGCACAGCACTAATCCATTGCCAGTGGAACTGGGTTTTAGGATATGGCACCATAACATTTCAGAAGCTTATTTTGAcaagaaattaatgaagaaagtaatttgtttccatcttttcaaattctgaaaaacagaCGGCAACAATCAGTATTACAAAgcaaagaaagttttaaattacAACATAATTCTTAATCAATACGGAAGTGTAAATTTGGTATAGCTGTATGCTAATGGAGTTTTATTGCTTAAAAAGACATCTGAGAGACCTCAAGTTCATCTTGAACTTTTAAGCTGTCGGTTCACTTTGCCTTATGGAGGAATTCCACTGAAATCCACATGGATGAACAGAGTCCCAGGGGATTAGAAGCAAGTCAACAATATCTAAACTCTTTAGTAAACCAAGCATTTATCAGCAGTAAACAgttactggttttatttaaagttcTACCCTAATGCCAAGGCAGAAGCAGCTAATTTAAGATATGTCAGAAAGAAACATCAAATCCAATTAAAACTTATCTCCTTTTACTGTGTACAAAGGAAAGTAATGAGGATTGGACATAAGCCAAGCCAAAATCTCTCCAGTTTGGAGACTGTATTTGTGTTTTCAGAGATTTATCTCCTGGAAAAATGAATTACTTCCAAGAGAATCACAACTAACAgccccccgccccttttttttaatgcatctttcaTGGTTGACTTAGATGTCAGAAGAAAATAGCTCAAAAATAAagtgtggggttgtttttttttttttcccctgcttgtgATATTTAAAAGGTATCTCTCTCGTGTGCTTTCTGTATTATTAAATTCAACATGAAgcctttttttggtctttttagCTGAGTTCCCCTTACTTGAAACATCCAGGagtttatcttttaaaagttCTATCAGCTTGGAGGAGGACTAGTAAATTCAAGTGTTATCAGTGGGAAGACAGAATGTGCAACCAAAGATGTTTTAGTTTATAGCTATGCTAAAAAGGGCTAACAGCCTGTTGATTTCCGTCTTCTCTGCTGAAATTGCTCCTGAAACAAAGGTTTAGTTACGTACTTCATTGTATCTATACAGTGGCTTACACTTGAAATCCTAATTCACTTTAcgatttgaaaaaaaacctgattcaAATTAAAAAACCACACCGCACTGCAACTACACATCACCATGGCCTGATTTGCTATGCTTAGATTCAATAGCTATCCATGGTGTCAAGACAGGATCTTCCGAAGAAATATAATGCACTTTGACATGTCTgagaagtaagaaaaatataGATAAGGAGAAAGGTACTACAGTCGGGTAGTTCGGCCATCCTCCTTCTTAGTTCAGAGGTGATAGCATCCCTATTCCAGGCTCTGCTGAGAGAAGTCTGAGGCTTAAGTTTCCCACACCCACATACATCCACAGCAAACAAGTCAGAAATAAGCCACATGGTAACCAGCGTTGCATGGAGACAGCTGACAGCATAAACAGGAAAGCATCACCAAAACAGTTTCTATCACTTGAGAAAACTTTGAGAGAGGGCCTATGCAGAGACTGAGTAAGGGCAACCGCAAACATTGTCCTAGAGATGATCACACAGGAGTGAACACCGTGTAATCTGGATATAACCTCTCTCAGTAATTCTTGAGAACGTGCAGATCAGAACACACGATCTGAAGGACAGCCTGTGTATAGTTGTAGGTATTATGAAATTGGTAAAATGCAGCTGACAATGGAAGTTTTCAAAACTAGTCATATCATGCTGGCATATTTTAAAACTACCAAAAACATAGATGACATTTTATTTAAGTGCTAAGCATCGACTGACAAATAAACCTGCTGTGTGCAAAATCTACCAACACAAAAGCAGCACCTGGAAGAAAGGATACAGCCTTTTCTTGTATCCCTCCTGTGGAACAAAAATCTGAGATATTATACCACAAGAAAAGACACCATGCTTTTAAGTCCCTGTGGAATTATAGCCAAAGTAAATCAGAAATCTCTTTTCCCAATAGAGGTGCCAATGATTTTAACTGGACACTTGAAGACACAAAAGTGTCTGCTCTTCTCTGAACACCTATTCTTTCCCTTCTCATACCCATATCTTAGTGCCAGCAGTTGCTTCTAGCTTAGCACTTACTACAATTCTGATTTCTGCCAGACAGTGTAAGAAAAGATTGTGGAGAGCTTTTGCAGTTTAATACAGTGCTTAATGCTGTTAAGACATAACGAAGTTGTAATACTGCCAAAAGCAGTGGCCCACTAGAATGACGCGCGAGATCCCAAAGTTCATTAGTACAGCTATAGCACCTTAGGCATAGCACTTTCCAAATGCAATACCAAAGCCGGATGTGAAGAGctcatcaaagaaaaaaaaattgccacaaaACAACAATTTCTGGCCTGTTTTGACACACAAAGCAGAAGCAAGTTCAGAGGTGTCAGAATACAGTACTGCAACGTCAGGATGATTGTAGATCTTTTAAACACTGGAGTTTGACAGTACATCTATGATCTCAGCCCTGCAGGATAACCAACCTTATTTCTAATCCAGTATCTGAAGTTAATGTCTGACGGTAACTCAGCAAAGCTTGTGGTTTGAGTATCAGTGTAGCCTGAGCCAACagatagtattttattttttcacaataACTGCTTCAGAAGCTTTACATTATCAGAAAACCAACCAGTTCAAATTAAACACCTGAAGTACAACAGGTAAAACCTTGAAGCAATTCCTTTAAACTACATTATAAAAACTTGTGCTATGTCAGAAGCGTGAAGTGATGGAAATTAGCCAGAGACAGGGAACTGACAGATAAGAGAGGCAATGTCAGCAGATGTAGTATCATTCAAACTGCTTGCATCCTCCCTCGATTCCGCTGGtaagatagcaaaaaaaaataacGCATCAGCAGGTAGAAAGTCTATCTAGCCCTTAAAGGGCTACTAAGTAATTTCTTTAAGTATTGCCAAAAATTCCGAGTTATTTCTCcttaattttcctgcttttcagcatCAAGGTCTTACATAAGAGTAAAAAGGTAAAACTTTAAGAGTCTCTCTCACATGGCAATGAATCTGCTAGCATGCCAAGAAGTATTTCTGATAAGACAGTTTTCTATGAATTCCAGTTTTAGTAATTCACTTAAAGAATGTGTCAATGGCACAATAAATATTGTGAGCCTCTATCAGCAGAAAAACCACTAAACGTTGACAACATAACCAAAAGAATCCCCTTagtttttccagtgaaaaagcagcaagctgaATTAGGTTGCTACATTGCAAAATGTTCCATTACAGACCAAAAAAGGAATTGAGCTACAATTGCAAAACTTACTaaatctggaaaagaaagatgatAGTGAACCAAAGAATGAAGTGGAAGTCCTTGATTTTCAATTCTGGCACTGCTTTACAAGCTGATTTGTTTTAAGAATTCATAATCAGAATCTGTATATCTTTTGAAGACACATATTTCTAACTCTTTTCAGACTAGCTATAATAAATCCACTGATGTTTATGACTTGAACAAAAGACATAGCACAATATAGGTTTGAACTGTTTATTTTACATCAGATGTTCCATACCAGAGTTCCTTCAGTTAGAAGttcctaaaagaaaatgaaacaaacattGTTACAAACCAGTGTGCTTCACCAgctgaagtaaatatttttgacCAACTGTGTAATCATCCTATAAATACAGTGTATacattttcatcttaaaagtTGGATTTGGGTATAGATGCTACCCCTGCAAGAGTTAGAGCGTAAGATAAACATACGTACTTGGAAACAATTCCATCATTTTTTGCCAGACGCAGAATGGAGTCATCTGAttcaccctttaaaaaaataaaagatgattcTGAAGTGACCAAATACTTGCCGATACACATTAAAAAGAGACGCAGCTGCAGCATTTAATGCTGGTAGTGAAATGCACAACGCCTTCCACAGATCACTGCATTTTTTATGCACAGACTAGTGTTTTCAAAATAAGCTGTTAAATTATTTGTCATCCTTTAGAATAAGAAATAGTTTTAACTTGATAACTTATACACTTGCATTAACAAGATATATTTCTGGGTAAGCAGACTTCTGATGAACTCTAGGAAGCTTCACACCATGTTTAACAAATTCAAGTCATGGTAGTATCATCTCCAATAATCATAAACAACAGATAAAAGCCAGATATTAGTAGCTTGGTAcattcttaaaaggaaaaaatccacttGCATCcttcagtgattttaaaaaaatataaactacaTAATTCTACAAACcaaaggatggaggaaaaaaacagaagaaactgatTCTTGCAATTGAATTTGTTCACGTCTTCACTCTGTCTTCATTATCCCACAAAAGCTCTTCCTCTAGAATGAGCTGAAGGCACATTACATTTTCAGGGCCAAATATAAATCTAAAAAATTACTAATCAATATAAAAAGAAGCACAACCATTTTGTAGCTCAAGAAAATACCTACCATTCTACGAATTGCTCCACAAATGGCATACGTTTTGAACTGGCCATTTACTCTGCCTGTTACCTTGTCAACCTGTAATTACAAGTAAGTTACTCCACACAGATTCTTATAAAATTTTATGCTCTTACATCACACTTGCCAAGCACTCAAAGATAAAAATTACTTGttaaattttgcaaatatttttctgcaaattaCAAAAACTCTAAGCAAATACTGAAGTTAGAAAGACAACTATAGACTATCTTTTCACAGCAAATTTAATTACATAGTGCAACTATAAAATTTAATGGATCACACAGCATAACAAGAACACAATACAAAACGGTAgctagaagaagaaaatgctcaagttctaaaaaaatggaaaagttcaATGTAAAGTTTACTTGGGGATTTTACTGCCTTTGTTATTTTTTCGTGTTTCTTTTAAGGTCAATATTAGACAAAATTGAAGtgaagggggaaggggacagTCTTGTTACACAGGTAGAAAAACGCCCAAGTTCAGACACACAAATTGTCTCTTCCTCCAGTTGCTGAGagatttaacaggaaaaaaaactaaacaatATAAATCATGAAATTAAACAGTGTAGCGAACCCTGTAATACCATGTGAGTTTGTTTTCGAGCTGTGCTAATCTCTGatcctttgaaagcaaaaaataggGATCACTGAAGGAATGAAACACAGTGAACAAGAAAAGTATCTGCCTTAACATTTACAGGAAATGGCaaacagagcattttttaaaatgatttcttACGTCAGACAGATAACATAAGACAGccagttgtttaaaaatacaggaatgtAGTCTTGTGGTCTCCCattcaagaagaaataaatcaagCTATATAGCTCACAAGCTATAGGAACATTGTGTCCACAGAATTCCTGCAAGGTGAATACCAATAaacaaatgggggaaaaaagcatgctaAAAGGAGTTTAACCAGAGCCCACGTGCGTTAACTGGGATCCTGCAGGAGTCAAGGTCTACTGTGGTTTTCTCAGCATATATGTTAGGCTTGGAGGGATTTGCAATAACGCTACTTTGAGAAGATGAAATTAAACTTTGACGAGAACAAATTCCTtatgttacagaaagaaaactaaatgtaCAATACCAAGTCAATATAAATAACCAGCATGCCTCAGGAAAAATTCTAAGCCTATAATAGCCCAAGCACTGAGTTAATGAAATGATAATGCTGCACACGAAACACATGAGCAATCTCGTTTGTCACCTATCAAGAGCAGCAGTGTCAAGTATTAACAGAATTGATTCAAGCAAAACACAGAAGATGGCATTTTAGTTAAGCAAAGTAGAACAGAAAGAGTTCTGCTCTGGAAACTGTATCTTTCTTAAAGGTTGGACAAACTAGAAAAAGCACAGAGATGatcaacaagaataaaaaattaaaaaacagggtGCACAAGGACAGACTGAAGAATGGTACTTTCTTACAGACAGGTGAAGGTAGAAGGGGTAAGAATCTCGCAGAAACAAGcacttcttctccttctttccttcaggaCAAGGAATTCCCTAATTTATAACTCTAAATATCTAGAGTTAGGAAGTTGTATTTAGTCAAacagttaagcactggaacagaatGTGCAGAGCCTTATGAAATTGCCTCTAATGAATATTTTGCAATAGGAAATATTAAATTccaatattttccaaaaataaccaGGGGTAACATAGTAATATACTTGTATGGTTGAAAGCCCTCAAGCTCTACGCTTCATATGGTCTCTAGTGAATTATTTGGAAATGCATCACAAGCTGTTAAGATTTCTTAACTTCTATCAAAAGTTTAAAGGTGTAGCGCTCTCATCGCATACTTCTGTTATGAAACTTACCTCAGAAATATTTATCTGAATAGAAGCATGATCCTTAGCACCAATTATTCGGTTGCTAGCAGAACTAAGGAATAAAATAACAAGATATATTTAAACACAAGGAAACGGACagtgacaatgaaaaaaaacccttaaagcCAAATctacatgcaaattaaaatgcagcttCAGGTACATTTAAAGGAGACTTTCACTTGGTAGCATCGTGCTAAGTTGCCAACTATCCCTTCACTTTGGTTTTTATATGCCCAGTTCACCCCTATACAGGGCACACAGGAGCACAGGCCttcaaaacacacagaatatcaagtttttctttcctaaagtgcaaaaaaatacagcaatcAAGGTAATTGATGAGAATGCAGCTTCTATGCCTTTTTCCTCGGGAGCCATTACAGTTGTCAGGACACTCAGTATGCAAACCCTCAGAAATCCCAGGCTGTAAAAAAAGTTTCACTTAAACCgaacaaaacacatacaaatgGTTTGCTTtttcgtgatttttttttttaacacacacatTTACAAAAAAGCTTCTCACTATCCATTTACTATAATCTCAAAGTTGTACTTAAGATGCGCTACCAAGGCAACAAGCGATGGCTTAACAGGTTCACTACGAGAGCTTGTAGCGCAGAAACATTACCATACTACAAACGTGCATGCCTGCTTCTGAAAGGAACCATACGTTGAGCTGTCACTGCCACGTATGCTCTTCAACTTTACTGTTGAGAGTCAACAGTGACTCGTCACTGCTCTTCAACTTTAATCTTTGCTTCACATATTTTACGTAAGATACTTAAACGTacagaaacagacagaaaacagaggggttttttttccagatattcgctacaaaaaaaaaaaaaaaagtgcttttgcagAGGCCGTACCGGCCTCTGGTCGGGCTGACTGCCGAGGGCCCAGCTCCCCGGGGTGCCCGCGCTGCAGGCCCGCCATCCCACCGGCACCCTCGCCGCTGAAGGCAACCGCTCACCACTTCCGCGGGACGTAGAGGTCCACAAACTCCCCGGCGTCGTTCTGCATCTCGTTCGGGCTGCCGCTGCGGCACTGCACCAAGCGGTAACACCTAGGAGGAGCAAGGCGGGGCTCACGGGCCGTCCCCGCAAGGCCTACCCCACCCCCGCTCCCTACAGCCAAccagccccgcggggagcgggcccggcccgcagcacgccgccccctcccccggcctCATGGCAGCCCGGGAACCGAGGAAAGagcaccccccgccgccccccggccccctgaGCCCCGCCGacccccgccggccgggccgccccgggcgcTCCCTCCGCAGCAGCGACGCGACCGCGCTCCTACCTCGCGTGCGGCGCGGCGGAAAGGAAGGGGAGGCCGCGGAAGCGGAAACACGCCAGAGGCAGCGGAGTGCTTCCGGCGTGACGGCACGACGTCACCAGCGCGGGCGCTAAACGTCAGTGAAACGGTCGTGACGGGGGTGCtccccgctccccttcccccctGAGGCGGCCCTGGGAGAAGGgcaccggcgccgccgccgctcggccttCGTCCCGCCGGCTGGGGggagcacggggcgggggggacccccgggcggggag
Proteins encoded in this region:
- the RPS21 gene encoding small ribosomal subunit protein eS21 produces the protein MQNDAGEFVDLYVPRKCSASNRIIGAKDHASIQINISEVDKVTGRVNGQFKTYAICGAIRRMGESDDSILRLAKNDGIVSKNF